The proteins below are encoded in one region of Mycobacterium botniense:
- a CDS encoding acyl-CoA thioesterase II has translation MSDFDELLAILALNRVADDLFLGSHPSKNPSRTFGGQLMAQSFVAASRTLVRDLPPNALSVHFINGGDTSKDIEFRVVRLRDERRFANRRVDAVQGGTLLASAMISYLSGGRSLEHGIDPPEVAEPETLPPVTELLRGYEQTVPQFVHALRPIEWRYTNDPAWVMRDKGGRLPYNRVWVKAGGVLPDDPVLHTAAMVYSSDTTVLDSIITTHGLSWGYDRIFAATTNHSVWWHRPVNFGDWLLYSTSSPVAADSRGLGTGHFFDRSGRLVATVVQEGIVKYFPHSRR, from the coding sequence ATGTCTGACTTCGACGAACTGCTCGCAATTCTTGCGCTGAACCGCGTCGCCGACGACCTTTTCCTGGGGTCTCATCCCAGCAAGAACCCGTCGCGGACGTTCGGGGGCCAGCTCATGGCGCAATCGTTCGTCGCGGCCAGCCGCACGCTGGTGCGCGACCTACCGCCCAACGCGCTGTCAGTGCACTTCATCAACGGCGGCGACACCAGCAAGGACATCGAGTTTCGCGTCGTGCGGTTACGCGACGAACGCCGCTTCGCCAACCGTCGGGTCGACGCGGTGCAAGGCGGGACATTGTTGGCCTCGGCGATGATCTCGTATCTGTCGGGCGGCCGCAGCCTCGAGCATGGGATCGACCCTCCCGAGGTGGCCGAGCCGGAAACGCTGCCGCCGGTCACGGAGCTGTTACGCGGCTATGAGCAGACGGTGCCGCAGTTTGTCCACGCACTGCGACCGATCGAGTGGCGGTACACCAACGACCCGGCCTGGGTGATGCGCGACAAGGGCGGGCGGCTGCCCTATAACCGGGTCTGGGTCAAAGCCGGCGGTGTGCTGCCCGACGACCCGGTGCTGCACACCGCGGCAATGGTGTATTCGTCGGACACCACCGTGCTGGATTCGATCATCACGACCCACGGTTTGTCCTGGGGCTATGACCGGATCTTCGCCGCGACCACCAACCATTCGGTGTGGTGGCACCGGCCGGTCAATTTCGGTGACTGGCTGTTGTATTCGACCTCGTCGCCGGTCGCGGCGGATTCGCGCGGGCTGGGGACCGGGCACTTTTTCGACCGCTCCGGTCGGCTCGTCGCGACAGTGGTGCAGGAGGGGATCGTGAAGTACTTTCCGCACTCCCGCCGATAA
- a CDS encoding bifunctional lysylphosphatidylglycerol flippase/synthetase MprF: protein MCRRGGRQGQLEVGVNQPSVDVAPRLRARERVVVHVDSPAARWISALALLCAACWLIALLAHDHRHTHWQAAGRLGWSLTVLAAVALIARGIFLGRPVTAVHAAGAALFVIAGLGAHVLSFDVLGDLLIAGSGLVLMWPTSARPQPGDLARVWKLIEVTSGDPLAPFAMQTGKCYHFSADGSAALAYRTRIGYAVVSGDPIGDEAKFPQLVADFAAMCHTRGWRIVVLACSERRLGLWSDPAVLGQSLRPIPIGRDVVIDVASFQMVGRKFRNLRQAVQRTHNFGITTEIVAEQELDEKLLAELTQVLRESPSGAHTERGFCMNVDGALEGRYPGIVLILARDATGRVQGFHRYAVAGGGSDVSLDTPWRRRGAPNGIDERLSVDMVMAAKKAGAQRLSLAFAAFPEIFDAKQRSRMQSVFYVLIHLLDPLIALESLYRYLRKFHSPGERRYALASLTQLVPLLYVLLSLEFLPRRRRL, encoded by the coding sequence GTGTGCCGCCGAGGTGGTAGACAGGGGCAACTGGAGGTGGGTGTGAACCAGCCGTCAGTTGATGTTGCCCCGCGGCTGCGCGCCCGCGAACGCGTCGTCGTTCACGTGGATTCGCCGGCCGCCCGCTGGATCAGCGCGTTGGCGCTGTTGTGCGCGGCGTGCTGGCTGATTGCCCTGCTCGCCCACGACCATCGCCACACCCACTGGCAGGCCGCGGGCCGGCTGGGCTGGTCGCTGACCGTGTTGGCGGCGGTGGCCCTGATCGCCCGCGGCATCTTCCTGGGCCGCCCGGTGACGGCGGTGCACGCGGCCGGCGCCGCGCTCTTCGTCATCGCGGGGCTCGGCGCGCACGTGCTGTCCTTCGATGTCCTTGGTGATCTGCTGATCGCCGGCTCGGGTCTGGTGTTGATGTGGCCCACCTCGGCCCGCCCGCAACCCGGCGATTTGGCCCGGGTATGGAAACTGATCGAGGTCACCAGCGGGGATCCGCTGGCCCCGTTCGCGATGCAAACGGGCAAGTGCTACCACTTCAGCGCGGACGGTTCTGCCGCTTTGGCGTATCGGACACGGATCGGCTACGCGGTGGTCAGCGGTGATCCGATCGGTGATGAGGCGAAATTCCCGCAGTTGGTCGCCGATTTCGCCGCGATGTGTCACACCCGCGGATGGCGGATAGTGGTGTTGGCGTGCAGTGAGCGGAGGCTGGGCCTGTGGAGTGATCCGGCGGTGCTGGGGCAATCGCTGCGGCCGATACCGATCGGCCGTGATGTCGTGATCGATGTGGCCAGCTTCCAGATGGTCGGGCGCAAGTTCCGCAACCTGCGTCAGGCGGTCCAACGCACGCACAACTTCGGTATCACGACCGAGATCGTCGCCGAACAAGAACTCGACGAGAAGCTGCTGGCGGAGCTCACCCAGGTGCTGCGGGAGTCCCCCAGCGGCGCCCACACCGAGCGCGGGTTCTGCATGAACGTCGACGGTGCGCTGGAAGGGCGCTACCCGGGGATAGTGCTCATCCTCGCCAGAGACGCAACGGGGCGAGTCCAGGGCTTCCACCGCTACGCGGTTGCCGGCGGCGGCAGCGATGTCAGCCTCGATACGCCGTGGCGGCGGCGCGGGGCCCCCAACGGGATCGACGAACGCCTGAGCGTCGACATGGTGATGGCAGCCAAAAAGGCTGGAGCACAGCGGTTGTCGCTAGCGTTCGCGGCGTTTCCGGAAATCTTCGACGCTAAGCAGCGAAGCCGGATGCAAAGCGTGTTCTACGTGTTAATCCACCTGCTGGACCCCTTGATCGCGCTTGAGTCGCTCTACCGGTACCTGCGGAAATTCCACTCGCCCGGTGAGCGGCGTTACGCGCTGGCGTCGCTGACCCAATTGGTCCCGTTGCTGTACGTGTTGTTGTCGCTGGAGTTCCTGCCGCGGCGGCGAAGACTTTGA